Genomic segment of Dromiciops gliroides isolate mDroGli1 chromosome 3, mDroGli1.pri, whole genome shotgun sequence:
aattccagtttctGCTACTACTGGTGTAGAgccacctctctgggcttccgTTTTTTGAtagaaaatgaggggaatggCGCATGAGggaccttccagctctagctaTAGGATGTTATGTATCGAGCGTGGCAAGGCTGGTCAGGGGTGGGAGCCAGGACATGCATGAGCATGAGCACATCAGTGCAGAAACTTAGACATCTGAGACCATGCTCCACTTCCTTCTTGCAAGTAATTTGTACTGGCTTGGGCATCTCATTGTCATTTTGGGCTGAGTGATACACTTGGGAGGTGATCACCTACTCACAGCTCAGGAGAATGAACTGGGTTGGGAGGATTTCCCAAAGACTGAAGGGGGAAGGACACCTGGGTAATTCCAAGTAGAAAATAGAGGATTGAGGAATTGTGGTCCCCACCCTCACAGGATGTGTGGTCTGACAGAGAAGACACAGGACCCATTTTCAGGGAACTTCTGGTCTAATAGAGAGATGCAGCTCCTCAGGGACCATATGAACTCAGAGAGTTTGTGGTCAGATTAGGGAGACAGGAcaaacacacacaatatataccCATGAAAGAGATGTACAGATATTAATAGACTATTACATTAAATGTAAACAAATATGATGAAACTAAGTTCTGGGATGCAAGGGAGATAAGGTCAGGAGGGCAGCTACTATGAAGAAGCCTTCCGGGAAAATGCAGGGAATTTTGCCTTGGACACAATGGACAACAGGGCACTACTGGGGAGGTTCTGGACCATCCAACCATGACCCCACACACTTCATAGTCCATCCTTCCCAGAATCCCTACCCCCAGCCCAGAGCTCTCTCTCAGAGCTTATTTTTTTGCCCAGGACCAGAGGAGCTTTCGCATCCCGTGATTTCCAGACGAGGAGTTGCCAGATGGATGGGACCCTCAGGCCCCTCTCCCAAATCCCCTAAAATGAGAACATCACCTTCTCCTTTAAATAAACCGCAGCTCCCCTGCACTCCTGGTCTCTGCTCTTTCTTGCCGCCTTTTCCATGTTTAAGGGGGAGAGGGTTGGAAGGGGAGAGTGAGGTGCCAAGACTTGGGAGGGGGAGTTGGGCACAACAGTAGAGGGAAGAACTGGGCAGAGAGGTCTCACCACTGAGCTCTCCCACCAGGTCTTATTCCTTTGACAATGGAGAGGAGCTGGGGTAAATCCAAGGCAAAAAATTTGGGTAATGAGGCTGAGATAATAGCGCTGTACACTCTGGGctttcccatcttcctttccaCTTCACTGCCCAGAATTGAGGTTTTCTCCACTCAGTCCACCAACCTCTCCCTTAGAGGCTCCAAGCTGTCTGTGTGTCCAACTCCTCCCAAGTCTTTAGTCACCATGAAAGACTGTTGGCGGCAATGATGTTGGGgaatggagtgtgtgtgtgtgtgtgtgtgtgtgtgtgtgtgtgtgtgtgtgtgtgtgtgtgtgtttggaggggGACAAGAAATCTCAGGAGGAAAGTCACACACACCTGTACCAAAAGGAGTAGGGAAGGAGTGAGGCTCCCGGCTAATTTGCTTCCCGCTTTTCCTCCACAGCGTCACTTCCCACGCCCCAGTACACGGGCCCTCCTTTACTTGAGGCGGCTCTGGGAGGTAGGAGAAGCCCCAAGGACCTCCCGACCCTTTTGATcaatcccctcccctctccaaatgTGGCCATCCCTGTTAAATCCCCCATCTCTCATCCTCCCCTCAATCTCATTTCCTTCCTAAGACTCAGACCGACTCCACTTTTAATGTCCACATTATTCTGCCATCAGGCAATAACTTTCACTACCAGGCTCCATGTCCTTACCCTCATCTTCACTTTGCACCTAACCTAAACCTGGTGCCCAATGCTCATCTCCAAGGTGATGCCCAACTCTGTCCCTACCCCTATCACCCAGGTCCTTCCCCAGAAATCAGGATCCCTGCTTCTCTATGaactatctctttttctctctctctccctgtagGATTTCAAACACAACACACCTtacatcaactggagaatgatcACTGAGGTAAGGGGGCTGGGGTCCCTCACTTTGGGATGGGCAGTGTGGGTCTGGGGAATCTGGATGGCCCCTTGGCCAACAATTTGCTGACTCAGCCCCCTGCCCCAGTTACTTCTTTTGCTGGTTTATGCAACCATGGGTGGAGGTGGGAGTTAGGGTACAGAGAGAAAGCTGTGAGTCATAGGGGAGGGAGGTCCTCCCCAGTCTTCCCAGGTATAAAAGCTGAGGGCTGGGAGGTTGGAGCAGTAGGTCCCAAGCTGCAGGAACATGAAATCGTCTACAATCCCcgttctgctgctgctgctgctgcttaacTTGACTTGGCTTGGGGGGAGCCATGGCAGGGTGGGtaatggaaagagggaagggggagagcaaGTGGAGGGAGGGCAGGCGAGAGCTAACCTGATGCCTTGTGCCTGTCCCTCCACAGTAGGGTGTTTTGAAGTTCTGGGCTGGGCTGGCAAATGGGACATTAGAGAGAGTTCTTGAGGAGGGAAACGGATAAGATTAATATTAGAGGTCAGTATATGAAGAAGGGTCAGTTTAACGTCTTGGTCTGCTGATTTGGGTGGGGAATGGCAGGACACTTGGGTCTTGGGAGATCAGGGGTTCGAATGTAGGACAATTGGGCCCTAGAAGGGAGCAGTGATCAGGAGAGATACCAAGGTCTTGGAAAAGAGGATTTGAACTTCGCGTTGGGGGGGTCTTGTGGAGGCATTGAGGGAGTAGAAGGTGCTCAGTTAAGGTCGTGAGTAGTGGGGCTGTAGTTGGAAATCTGCTTTAGGAAGAGCATTGACAAAGGAGGCTAGAATCAGCCTACTCTTTCTGGAAAGGTAGAGGTGAAGATTAGGATGGTGTGTGGGTAACACTGCCCTCATGTTCTGGGCTGAGGTAAAGTTGAGTTACCCTAGGATCCAAGTTAAGAGTTGGTGTTAAGCCTctgtttcccttatttctttctctttcccttaaaaacaaacaaacaagcctgGGACTCATTTATAGATCACAATGAAAAGTTCTTCAGactagaaacatttttttccagacTCATACAGGAGGGTCTGGGTGTAGAGAGGGAGGTCGGGGTTTAGAGAATGACACTTACTGATGGATTCATTAATTTATGGACGCAGGGGATGGGGGCTGGGttctgggaggggagcaggggcgGGAAGCAGGGGGGAGTGAGTGAGGGTGGAGGCTGGCTTGCTTAGGCTCTCAGCCAAGCAGCTGGTATGGGGGTGAGGTTTCTCCGCCTGTTGCTCAAATGTCTTCAGCCCCAGGAGAGCCCAGGTGTCTGGGTTTGGGGTGAAGAGGGCGGGGTTGCCGAGACCAGTTCTCTACCTCCGCTGCCCCCACCCCGAGAGTGTTGAAATCGACAATCTAGATCTGTCTGGGGGCGATGGCACCCTTCTCCCCGCCAGGCTTTCTGCCTTTTGTGTGGGAGGCTGCTGTTACCCAGGGGCTACCGAGAGGAGCAGGACAGGATGCTTTGGTTCTGGGAGGCGAGGAGAAGCTGAGCAGCGGGCCCCCAGGTCCTGGGATGGGAGCGGGGACTGAACAGGCTGGCAGAAGTACTAAGtatccttcctccccttttctaGGGTCTAGACGAACCCTCTCTTCAGAAGAGAGCGGGGGGCGCCAACCAGGTAAGCCTGTTTGACTTGGAGTCGTAGGACCCAGTCTGGAGAGGGAGCCAAAGCCAGTGGTCCTTGCTTTGAAGCTTTCTGTCTGATGAGGAAAGACGCACCGGGAATGTGCTGTGTTAACTTGCGCCAATTCAGAGAGGATTCAAGGGAGggcggtgggggtggggtggggggtaatgagaggaggcttctgggaggaaggagccaTCTCTGCCTAACTCTGTCGAGGCTATGGGAAagcagagaggggagaagggaccCCAGGGAAGCAGAGGAGCTGGGGGTAGGCGAGGCGGGGCCCCGGCCAGGAGGGCTCCCTCTTtagctttctctccttctccccggTCTCACAGAACTACAACCAGCAAGCGTACCCCACTGTTCAAGGAGGGCAGTACCCCTACGGGGCGCCGTCTAAGGTAAGGCCTGCTTGTGACCTGCTCCGCCTTCCCATGGGGCCCTGACTGCGAGCAGACTGGGGGCCTTCACCACCCGCACCGGGATTACCCATCTCTGGCCAGGTGGTGCCGAGTTCCCACCCTGCCTGAGAGGCGCTGCGCACAAGCCCCGAACCTCTACCGCGGTTTCCTCAATTGTACAATAGGGGTAACGACAGCCTCCCCTCttggggttgctgtgaggatcgaATGCAGTGTTTGTGCTGCGCTCGGCACAGTGCGGGGCACACGGgcggcccttaataaatgctgctcctcccttttccccagaCCCGGCCCACTCTGGCCCCCAGCCTAGCTCCTGATGCTTTTCTACCAGGTAGTAGTAAAGGATGCCTGGCGCTCAGGGATATTCTAATGGACGGGGGCATTCCCTCCCGCAGTGCAGACGCCAGCCTGCGCATCCATGCCTGCCCTTCCTGGGTGACCTTTGGCCACGTGAGCCCGtgatttgccccccccccaataact
This window contains:
- the LOC122751671 gene encoding dermokine-like, with the protein product MKSSTIPVLLLLLLLNLTWLGGSHGRGLDEPSLQKRAGGANQNYNQQAYPTVQGGQYPYGAPSKGGQSGQLPTSSASRAQPDLLQWVRFW